The Candidatus Edwardsbacteria bacterium genome includes a window with the following:
- a CDS encoding FlgD immunoglobulin-like domain containing protein — QLPKAGRVSLKIYNVTGQLVKTLINKDQPAGGYTINWDRKDNNSMSVSAGVYIYHLSTDDKSQSRKMIVLK, encoded by the coding sequence TCAACTGCCGAAAGCCGGGCGCGTCAGCCTCAAGATTTATAACGTAACCGGGCAGCTGGTGAAAACCCTGATCAACAAAGATCAGCCGGCCGGGGGCTATACAATCAACTGGGACCGGAAAGACAACAATAGCATGTCGGTCAGCGCCGGGGTGTATATCTATCACTTAAGCACTGACGATAAGTCCCAAAGCCGGAAGATGATAGTACTGAAATAA
- a CDS encoding M20/M25/M40 family metallo-hydrolase, translated as MKASLNLLAGLVSLTAVVSITSADNLIVNPHLSYDPSIASITTQVDTISLKYYMEGLQSFYNHNIFRSNYDSTVQWLINQFMAMGISDVRRDTFYNPYANKSGYNIVATLPGLQDTSIVYIAGGHYDAVVGVDTAGVVSFYSPGADDNGSGTTAVLEMARLLALPGNRPNSTIRFIAFDAEEAGSLGSKHYAGEAYQQNMNIGLMSNYDCIGSHLCDTLYHTVPLSGSEVFAELLCRTTEMYGNDGTNNIRAVIGDDMSSDFMSFHDLGYPTTHSQEYIVDVAKIHSFYDSTTYINYPAMANIIRGGLGLLSTISDYPRVIKPLAKDGGNGSELLITWEPGIANNIVAHMLFWGYSSGVYIDSAITGLSEYIITGLAEDNLYYVGIIAIDDSSKESPIITEVTGTPRSVPLIPSGLTAIPVDSGVTLCWNKNLELDL; from the coding sequence GTGAAAGCATCTTTAAATCTTCTTGCAGGCTTGGTGTCATTGACCGCAGTAGTGTCAATTACGAGTGCTGATAACCTGATAGTCAATCCGCATCTTTCTTATGATCCGTCGATCGCCTCAATAACCACTCAGGTTGACACAATTTCCCTTAAGTATTATATGGAAGGGCTACAATCTTTTTATAACCATAATATATTCAGGTCAAATTATGACAGCACGGTGCAGTGGCTGATAAACCAATTCATGGCGATGGGCATCAGCGATGTCCGGCGGGATACTTTCTATAATCCTTATGCAAATAAAAGTGGCTACAACATAGTGGCAACCCTCCCCGGTTTACAAGATACTTCGATAGTTTATATTGCCGGCGGCCATTATGATGCTGTTGTTGGGGTTGACACAGCCGGTGTGGTTTCATTCTACAGCCCAGGTGCGGATGACAACGGCTCCGGAACCACTGCGGTGCTGGAGATGGCCCGGTTGCTGGCATTGCCTGGCAACCGTCCGAACAGCACGATTAGGTTCATCGCTTTTGATGCCGAAGAAGCAGGGTCTTTGGGAAGCAAGCATTACGCAGGTGAGGCATATCAACAGAACATGAATATCGGGTTGATGAGCAACTATGACTGCATTGGAAGCCATTTATGTGATACTCTGTATCATACAGTACCTCTATCCGGTTCAGAGGTATTCGCCGAATTGCTTTGCCGGACTACAGAGATGTATGGCAACGATGGGACCAACAACATTCGGGCCGTTATAGGGGACGACATGTCAAGCGACTTCATGTCATTTCACGACTTGGGATATCCTACCACTCATAGCCAGGAATACATAGTGGATGTTGCAAAGATACACTCCTTTTACGACAGTACAACCTATATTAATTATCCAGCCATGGCTAACATTATCCGGGGCGGCTTGGGATTATTGTCCACCATTTCAGATTACCCAAGAGTTATTAAGCCGTTAGCAAAGGATGGTGGCAACGGTTCCGAACTTTTGATCACTTGGGAACCAGGTATTGCAAACAATATTGTGGCCCACATGTTATTTTGGGGCTACAGTTCAGGGGTTTATATAGATTCAGCGATCACCGGGCTAAGTGAATATATTATTACCGGGTTGGCGGAAGACAATCTGTATTATGTCGGCATCATAGCGATAGACGATTCTTCCAAGGAAAGCCCAATAAT